A genomic region of Candidatus Omnitrophota bacterium contains the following coding sequences:
- the amrB gene encoding AmmeMemoRadiSam system protein B encodes MEDNNFIRPPYVAGQFYPGQKEPLIKLLDKLIEHDISKEKIMGIVSPHAGYIYSGPVAGAGFSKVIIPEKIVLIGPNHSGLGKSFSLMPEGKWITPLGEVSVDKEITSHILETSRYLERDYLAHKYEHSLEVQIPFIQYLKKDFSIIPIIISEAPLSLYQDLGKELAQILKPWQKNILIVASSDMTHYESRKVAEQKDKLAIDAIISLDEDLLYEQVNKYNISMCGYAPCIVMLATLKNWGAKSASLIKYQTSGDVSGEYTSVVGYASIIVK; translated from the coding sequence ATGGAAGATAATAATTTTATTCGCCCTCCTTATGTAGCAGGACAATTTTATCCAGGCCAAAAAGAACCTCTGATTAAACTTCTTGATAAGTTAATTGAGCATGATATTTCCAAAGAAAAAATCATGGGAATTGTATCTCCTCATGCCGGTTATATTTACTCCGGCCCTGTTGCCGGAGCTGGCTTTTCCAAAGTCATTATTCCCGAAAAAATAGTCCTCATAGGCCCTAACCATAGCGGTCTGGGAAAATCCTTTAGCCTTATGCCTGAAGGAAAGTGGATTACCCCCTTGGGAGAAGTATCTGTCGATAAAGAAATTACATCTCATATTCTGGAAACCTCACGCTATTTAGAAAGAGATTATCTTGCCCATAAATACGAACATTCTCTAGAGGTGCAAATTCCTTTTATCCAATATCTTAAGAAAGATTTCTCCATCATTCCCATAATTATAAGTGAAGCGCCTTTATCTCTTTATCAAGATTTAGGAAAGGAATTAGCGCAGATATTGAAACCTTGGCAAAAGAATATTCTCATAGTTGCCTCTTCAGATATGACTCATTATGAAAGTCGTAAAGTAGCAGAACAGAAAGATAAACTTGCCATTGATGCTATAATTTCTCTAGATGAAGATTTGCTCTACGAACAGGTTAACAAATATAATATAAGTATGTGTGGATATGCTCCTTGCATTGTCATGCTTGCTACATTAAAAAACTGGGGAGCAAAATCTGCGAGTTTAATAAAATATCAAACAAGCGGTGATGTTTCCGGAGAATATACCTCAGTAGTAGGATACGCTAGTATAATTGTTAAATAA
- a CDS encoding DUF1844 domain-containing protein produces MENEGKKIDSDWKEQVEKEKHQYSEHQNDQSSAANFNFFITSLAMQAMIAMGEIENPVTNRKEKDLNQAKYLIDILGILKEKTENNLNEEENNLLDNLLYQLRTTFIKISNKK; encoded by the coding sequence ATGGAAAACGAAGGAAAAAAAATAGACAGTGATTGGAAAGAACAGGTAGAAAAAGAGAAACATCAATATTCTGAGCATCAAAATGATCAGTCTTCGGCAGCGAATTTCAACTTTTTTATCACTAGCCTCGCGATGCAGGCAATGATAGCAATGGGAGAAATAGAAAACCCCGTTACAAATAGAAAAGAGAAGGACCTTAATCAAGCAAAATATCTTATTGACATCCTGGGAATACTTAAAGAAAAAACAGAGAATAATCTTAATGAAGAAGAGAACAACTTGCTGGATAATCTCTTATATCAGTTAAGAACAACCTTTATAAAAATTTCCAATAAAAAATGA
- a CDS encoding flippase-like domain-containing protein: MRNKLHELSVYLKQTKATYFLYAVLLFLFIIVILSIRLKKIMEFQELSLPLSNVVYLSLIGFFFNNFLPTSVAGDFVKAYYTARYTNRTMESYTSIIVDRIFGIFAFVFITVIALFLADRNIKKPIVTNSIVSLVIISLCLILVLSNDNFTKRLHKLLEKIKLLTISSTLQHFFKTVSRYNKNYRIIFFAFYTSVLSQIISTLVVAILAKGLSIEIPLMLLFLTLPIITTVSMLPSLNGLGIRESAYVFLLGNYIGKEKAFALSILWLGIILLVSFFGGIAYLFKDFLLNKKGEVNVR; the protein is encoded by the coding sequence ATGCGTAATAAACTGCATGAATTATCAGTTTATTTAAAACAGACGAAGGCAACATACTTTCTATATGCGGTATTGTTATTTCTGTTTATCATTGTAATCCTTTCCATTAGGCTAAAGAAAATAATGGAATTTCAAGAACTATCTCTTCCGCTAAGTAACGTTGTATATCTAAGCCTCATCGGATTCTTCTTCAATAACTTTCTTCCCACTTCTGTAGCAGGGGACTTTGTTAAAGCCTACTACACTGCACGATATACCAATAGAACGATGGAATCTTATACCTCCATTATTGTAGACCGTATTTTTGGCATTTTTGCCTTCGTATTCATAACAGTTATAGCTTTGTTCTTGGCAGATAGAAATATAAAAAAACCCATAGTAACCAATTCTATAGTAAGCCTTGTTATAATTTCTCTTTGCTTAATATTGGTATTATCAAACGACAATTTTACAAAGCGTTTACATAAACTCTTAGAAAAAATAAAACTTCTCACAATAAGCAGTACATTACAGCATTTTTTCAAAACTGTAAGCAGATACAATAAGAATTATAGAATCATATTTTTTGCATTCTATACTTCTGTGCTTTCCCAAATTATATCTACTTTAGTAGTAGCCATCCTTGCCAAAGGATTGTCTATAGAAATACCTCTGATGTTGTTATTCTTGACATTGCCTATAATTACTACTGTAAGCATGCTACCTTCTCTCAATGGCCTAGGGATTAGAGAAAGTGCTTATGTATTTTTATTAGGAAATTATATAGGAAAAGAAAAGGCATTTGCTCTATCTATTCTTTGGTTGGGGATAATACTTTTAGTAAGTTTTTTTGGAGGAATAGCTTATTTATTCAAAGATTTTCTTTTAAATAAAAAAGGGGAAGTTAATGTTAGATAA
- a CDS encoding Trm112 family protein: MLDKRLLEILACPSCKGDLELEGEKIVCKKCNLKYPIRNGIPIMLIEEAEK, encoded by the coding sequence ATGTTAGATAAAAGATTACTCGAGATACTTGCTTGTCCTTCTTGCAAGGGAGATTTAGAATTAGAAGGAGAAAAAATTGTCTGTAAAAAATGCAATTTAAAATATCCTATCAGAAACGGAATACCTATAATGTTAATTGAAGAAGCAGAGAAATAG
- the aroQ gene encoding type II 3-dehydroquinate dehydratase, whose protein sequence is MLKILVIHGPNLNLLGKRQPEIYGRFSIKQINDALRKMAKEKRVKLDIIQTNHEGEIIGIIGEAKKRFDGLIINPAAYTHTSVAIRDALEAVKIPAVEVHLSNIYAREDFRHKSLVAPVVVGQITGFGPRSYLLALEAIIYLIQQK, encoded by the coding sequence ATGCTTAAAATCTTAGTTATTCATGGACCGAATCTCAATCTCTTAGGAAAACGCCAACCAGAGATTTATGGAAGATTCAGTATTAAGCAAATCAATGATGCCCTTAGAAAAATGGCAAAAGAAAAAAGAGTTAAGTTAGATATAATTCAAACGAACCACGAAGGCGAAATCATAGGAATTATTGGAGAAGCAAAAAAGAGATTTGATGGGCTTATAATTAATCCTGCTGCCTATACCCATACAAGTGTAGCCATAAGAGATGCTTTGGAAGCAGTTAAAATTCCCGCGGTAGAAGTCCACCTATCTAATATCTACGCTAGAGAAGATTTCCGTCATAAATCGCTCGTTGCTCCAGTTGTCGTTGGACAAATAACTGGCTTCGGTCCACGTAGCTATCTCTTAGCTCTAGAAGCAATCATTTATCTCATTCAGCAGAAGTAA
- a CDS encoding Xaa-Pro peptidase family protein has protein sequence MKRIKKIDTILAQKKLDAFLITKQVNVEYISGFSGDDALLLIVPGKLNLIITDGRFIQEASKLTDFTPEITNQKITGFLASKLRKLHLKRVGFESNGLTYGQYNLLKEACYKNTELIPLDNIIEEMRMIKDKEEIRIIKQAINISIIAFENLFSELTPGYSENTIANRLEYLIRAQGAECSSFKIIVATGSNTSYPHAVPSSKKWRIEEPLLIDWGARLKGYNCDLTRTIFSYKINPIHKRIYKILSEVQEKAISFIKPGIEARRIDILIRKYLKKYKIDKLFLHSSGHGVGKEVHEPPWISQQNETVLRENMLFTIEPGIYLKGKYGMRIEDMVWVRSHGCEIISSKLKKIYIKE, from the coding sequence ATGAAACGCATTAAAAAAATAGATACCATTTTAGCACAAAAAAAATTAGATGCCTTTCTGATTACCAAACAGGTAAATGTAGAGTACATCTCTGGTTTTTCAGGCGATGATGCCCTTTTATTAATAGTTCCGGGAAAATTAAATTTAATTATTACTGATGGGCGCTTTATTCAAGAAGCTTCTAAATTAACAGACTTCACACCGGAAATAACAAACCAAAAAATAACGGGGTTTCTTGCTTCGAAACTCAGGAAATTGCATCTTAAACGAGTTGGATTCGAAAGTAATGGTTTAACCTATGGACAATATAATTTATTAAAAGAAGCGTGTTATAAAAACACAGAGTTGATTCCATTGGATAACATCATTGAAGAAATGCGTATGATTAAAGACAAAGAGGAAATTAGAATAATTAAACAAGCCATAAATATTTCGATTATTGCTTTTGAAAATCTTTTTTCAGAATTGACTCCCGGCTATTCAGAAAATACGATTGCTAATCGTTTAGAATACCTAATACGAGCCCAAGGGGCAGAGTGTTCCTCCTTTAAAATTATCGTGGCTACCGGTAGTAACACCTCTTATCCCCATGCAGTCCCCAGCTCTAAGAAATGGAGGATAGAAGAACCTCTTCTTATCGATTGGGGAGCCCGGCTAAAAGGATATAATTGCGACTTGACAAGGACGATATTTTCTTATAAAATTAACCCTATTCATAAAAGGATTTATAAAATTCTATCCGAGGTACAGGAAAAAGCAATTTCTTTTATAAAACCAGGAATAGAAGCAAGAAGAATTGATATCCTTATCCGAAAATATCTCAAAAAATATAAAATAGATAAGCTTTTTCTCCATAGTTCAGGTCATGGAGTAGGTAAAGAAGTTCACGAACCTCCATGGATTTCGCAACAAAACGAAACAGTATTGAGAGAAAATATGTTATTTACGATAGAGCCAGGAATATATTTAAAGGGTAAATATGGTATGCGCATAGAAGACATGGTATGGGTCAGATCGCATGGTTGCGAAATCATCAGCAGTAAATTAAAAAAAATATATATTAAGGAATAA
- the efp gene encoding elongation factor P: MINTNQFKTGLTLLIEGEVYSIVDYEHVKPGKGSAFVRTKLRNLKTQAVIERTYRAGEKFEEAFVEEKKLNFLYRSGDLFYFMDEETYEQKAITKDELKDSINYIKENTPVSVSYFDNKIISVNPPNFVELKVIYTEPGIKGDTAKSTYKPATLETGYIIQVPLFIQNGDIVKVDTRTGEYVARIG; the protein is encoded by the coding sequence ATGATTAATACAAACCAATTCAAAACAGGGTTAACTTTATTAATTGAAGGAGAGGTATATTCTATAGTTGACTACGAACATGTAAAACCCGGTAAAGGAAGCGCCTTTGTAAGAACAAAACTCCGTAATCTAAAAACCCAAGCAGTGATAGAAAGAACTTACAGAGCAGGAGAGAAATTTGAAGAAGCATTTGTGGAAGAAAAAAAACTGAATTTCTTATATCGCTCAGGAGACCTTTTCTATTTCATGGACGAAGAAACCTATGAGCAGAAAGCAATTACCAAAGATGAATTAAAAGATAGTATAAATTATATAAAAGAGAACACGCCGGTTAGCGTGTCTTACTTTGACAACAAAATCATCTCGGTAAACCCTCCTAATTTTGTAGAACTAAAGGTAATTTATACGGAACCGGGAATAAAAGGTGATACCGCAAAATCCACTTACAAACCCGCTACTTTGGAAACAGGATACATCATACAAGTTCCTCTTTTTATTCAGAACGGCGATATCGTCAAAGTTGATACTCGAACAGGAGAATATGTAGCCAGAATAGGCTAA
- the accB gene encoding acetyl-CoA carboxylase biotin carboxyl carrier protein, protein MDIKEIKELIALMNEHNLLEIEIEKEGKKIRLKKDSLHGPTNNVVMKETLQKSAHNNFLANNASKMEMPISTSKIVQVKSPMIGTFYRAPHPDSPPFVEIGDIVEPGQVICIIEAMKLMNEIKAEIKGKISEILINNGDPVEFGQPLFLIEQI, encoded by the coding sequence ATGGACATTAAGGAAATTAAAGAACTAATTGCGTTAATGAACGAACATAACCTTCTCGAGATAGAGATAGAAAAAGAAGGGAAAAAAATCCGTCTGAAAAAAGATTCTTTGCATGGTCCCACTAATAATGTAGTAATGAAAGAAACGTTACAAAAATCAGCACATAACAATTTTTTAGCTAACAACGCTTCAAAAATGGAAATGCCTATTTCAACATCAAAGATTGTACAAGTCAAATCTCCAATGATTGGAACATTCTATCGCGCTCCCCATCCAGATTCTCCACCTTTTGTAGAAATAGGAGATATTGTAGAACCTGGACAAGTAATCTGTATTATAGAAGCAATGAAATTGATGAATGAAATAAAGGCTGAGATAAAAGGAAAAATTTCTGAAATATTGATAAATAACGGCGATCCAGTCGAATTTGGACAACCATTATTCTTAATTGAACAGATATAG